In Chaetodon auriga isolate fChaAug3 chromosome 9, fChaAug3.hap1, whole genome shotgun sequence, the genomic window AGTTTTTTGAGTATTTTAGGTACTTAGCAAGCATATCTTCATTGAATGCTGAGGAGCTCTTGACTTGCCAATCACCTGGGGTCAGTGACCCTTTCACTCAGACTTGTGTCAGGTGCTTGGACCCTGGTATACTTGCTCTGCTGTTCCTATTATTATTTACAATTCCCCATCTTCCTTTTACTTGACATGATACTGCATTATTATAACAGGCTGTCATGTTAAACATCTGTTATTTTTTAAAGTTCATATTTACTATGCAATGTATTGATCTGCACTGTCTGCTGTTGCAAtcacatcatttccattttagatGTAGATATCTTCATTTCTATAACATTTGGTCAACTGCCTTCCCAAGGTCTAATCTTGGAACTAGGAGTGCTAAAACATTCAGTGATTAGTGTGATCATGAGCTTTCAGGCTAGTGAAATATTAGAAGCACAATCAAGCCCATGCCAACATCTCCTTGAACCCAGGTCAACATTTCAGTGAAGCATTCAGAACGTTCTCAGGCAGTGAGGatgaatgaaagcaaaataTGTGTGATGATACAACTCACCCTCTTCATCGTCCCCACCTGAAAAGTAAAGGGAAACATTTGTGTAAgtttcacataaaaacaagacatggCAACAGTAGCCAGCTCAGTTGATGagcagtaaaaagaaaaaaaatacagtaaggAAAAGAAAACTATGATTTGTTTCTGCAGAATACTGAAATAAACTTTTTGCAATTCTCATGTGATGAAATCTACTTGAAATAGGTCATCTTGATAGCAGCAGTGAACTGGGCTCTGCGTAAGCCACATAGTTTACACAGTGGATTTATCTCATTCCACGCATTAGTGACTGTACGCTGTGCTACTGCTGATGGTATCAGTGCACTGCCAATTGGTCTGTTTGCTCTTTTCATACTTGTCAAATTGGATAAAGTAAACTGATGTCATCCATGTAAAACACTGATGAGATTCAAGCAGAATACACAGTCGTGTGCGCTGGACCagaagatgtttgtgtttggaggaAATGAGTTTGTATTAGGGAGGAAAGGGGGTTTAGAGCAGGGACGTGCAGAGGTACTGAACAATAAAGATGCACTAATGTGAGCGTTTTGGCAGAACCAAACCATATATTGGTTTGGATCCAAGGTAGAGACGGAAATGCCAAATTTACAATTTCAATTATTACACTGGAGCTCAATTCAGCAGTACTTAAACATTAAGTCACACTGGAAAGATGTATTGCTTAACTGCTGTCTGGTGGTTAAATGCATGCCATATTCAGGACACGTCCCTATCAATGATCCTACCGATCAGTATGGGGGCTGATGCAGGCATTTTTTAATGGGTCAGTATTGACTACGATACACAGATACATTAATTCCATGAGTAACTAGATGgcagaacaaaatgaaacatttgtttgtgtgctttctgcAGCCACTCACACACTCTGGCAAAAATCATTTCTGAGAGAAGAGAGTCCACTCTGTAACACCAAAAACATGATTTGGCCTTGACAACTAATGCAATAATCATTGTGACCAACCAACCAAGGTCCCCTTATTAGCTTTAGCAGAGCTAAAGTATCCCAGTTTTTAGCAGCACATGAGTCATTGTCACACTTATCTCATGACGACTGAGCCATCTGCATGAAAACTGAACATGAAATGAAGACCATGAGATACAACTGAAAACTCAGAAAAGGTAGTAAATAGGTACTGtaattatttacttatttatttattttgtcaaactacCCTTCTTGCAAGGTCAAGAAAACAGTTGacacaaaatgcagcagcagtttaaaatAGGTCTGCAATTCACAATTATTTTCACAGAATGTCAGAAAAATAgtaaacattttcattcacactTCAGCACTCTACAAGCAtggtaaaaaaaatacacaagcagGAAAGCAGGCACTAAggcagtgagagtgtgtgtgtgtgtgtgtgtgtgtgtgtgtgtgtgtgtgtgtgtgtgtgtgtgtgtgtgtgtgagagctatTAAGACAACATTAACGCAACATGGTCAGACTGAGCTGGGCAGCTACGCTGAGTCTCTTCATTTGTGCTTTGGGTCAGTAACGTTCCCTCATTGCTGAAATAAGCAGAGGATAATCTCGGACTGTCCCACAATCCTTTGCTTGGGATGAACTCAATCTTTtggctcacagacacacagacagagcagcccAAGACATCAATGAGGGCTACATGTGAATCAAAGAAACACACTACAATTCTGTTAGACAGAGCTGAGGTCAGTGCCCTTTAAATGATTAAAGCATGGGAATGAAAGGTGTGCTTGTGGCCTCCAGAGCTCCATGCTTACTCTTTAGCTTGGACTAAAAACTGACTAGCAGTAAATAGTCAAAGGGCAGTACTTCTAGCACTGTTGATTGAGAGCACCAACACAATTACACTGGGGGCACATCTCTGTATGTTTAATTCTTAGCATAattttgtcttcatttgtgtttaaatACATTTGTGTTGCAATTAAAGACAATACAGTATTGTTTAACTCAACAAAAAACTTCATTTGCTACGTTTGTTGGCCCTGATTTCAGCACAAGGCGCTGTCCATGGTATCATGCATTAACACTCAGATGTGCACAGTACTGTTTTGTTCTTCATATGGGATTATTGACTAGCTGAGGGTAAATTTGTGTTATTGTCACTGGAATTTAATGTAGCAGTGAATTTGTCTAAATTTTAGAATTATCCCACTGAGCTAAATTTCTAGTTTCTTAAAAAATTACAATAGAGAGTCAAATATTCTAGTTGACAAGCCCTATGCTAAATGATTCAATAACAGCATTTTTTCTAATACCAcaacacagatggaaaaaatgaGTATCAACTTATTCTCTGCATCTGCATTTACTTCACAAATGTTCTTTGTCCAGGGACTGTCACTGACTTGCAGAACCAACTGAACTACTGAACCAACTCCTCATAGCTGCATAACAGTAGTGGTTAGATATAagcattcatttgtattttctgtggtCAATTTTCTAGAAATTCTATTAAAATTTGCGATACATTTGGACGGAAACCCAGCTTATGACAAAGTTTCATTATAGGCAAGTTGCttacaaaattaaaattaattagATATAGCAGACTTTATTTCTCACTGGCAGCATCTGTCATTTTAAACAGGAAAGGCAGCCATCACTGCCGGCCAAAACTGAAGAATTTCTAAAAAGCTTGTTACTTGGATCATTTGAACTTTGCTACTTGTGAACAGAAAAAGTATGAGGTGAAATAACTTGATATGGGATTATTAAGCTTTGGAGCTTATTTGGAGCCAATGTGGAAGTGGATCTAAAATAAAACCAGGCATCAGAACCAAACCCTACCTGGATTATACCAACACGACAAAAACGAGCAAGCCGAAACACTTCTAGGTTGCTGAGCCAATGGAGGGATCTGGTCTGTGATCACCACTATCTTATGGTGAAGTGGGTGAAAACTACAAGTGGCAGGTGAGGAATACTTACTCTTTGGTGGCCATGGTTTTGGTACCCACTCTGTCTTGGGTCTGGCATTAATTTCTGAAATGCGATCATTGAACCTGGCGCTGTCTGAGGACACAGTGCTGAATGCCTGTGAAGAGAGGGAAaagtctgaatctgaatctgtttttttctcattcctCAAATGAAAAGATTCTCATTCCACATACTTTTTGAGTTatgtcatttcacttcatttatgTCAGCTCATTTATTGGAACTGGGTAGTTTAATTCTTTGATAAGGATATATTGCCAGCACTGTTGACCTGGCTAAGTGCACATTAGTATCATTTAATGTGttgaagctgaaatgatgaactTCTAGAAACAATACCACTTACATATGCCAAAGAACCTGCAAAGGCTCCACCACACAGCAAGGCGTATAGTATGTTGTCCCCAGACCCACCAGGAACTGATGACATCGGCCTCCGCTGCACAACTGGAAAGGGTTACAGGTCACACGTTAGAGCTTTCTCAAACCTGTCATTAATTGATAGGTTTTGAACATCTTTAACAAACATGTTTAAGGAAGTTCCGACTGATAAAAATTTGCCTAGCTCTCTGGAATTGGCAACAACAACATTATTGTCAAAACCTGGCAAGGATTGTCAAAAATTCATGAAAATTAGTTGTATCAAGAGTGGATTATATTATGTCTAAATTATTAACGCAGATCAGACAGGCTTTGATAGAAATCAATATGAACTGGTAAATGTCCAGAGACTTTTTCATATTACTGAAATGGCAGACTGCAAAAAGACCCCATGCTAATAATGTTGATGAATGTGGAGAAGGATCAAAACCTAGCTTTCTTTTGCAATTTCTTAAAGGAATGAATTATGGACTGAGATGCATTCAATACATTGAAAAAATTTTCATTGGCCATAAAGCACAAATTCTAACTAATGGAGTCCTGTCCACTGCCTTCACATGGCCCAAAGGCACCCGCCAATGTTGCCCAAGAGCTCCACTGTAGCTGCTGGCTATTGCTATTTGCGTTAATGTCACCATTACTGGTAATAAATTTGGCTCAACTGAACATAAATTCTCCCTGTAAAATAAACCGTCATCAATTATTTGataacattttgaaaagcaTTTATTGCGTGAAAAGAACCAGATGATGATTTCAATGGGATGACAAATCTAATCAACCTTGCCTTCACACAAACTACTCTGTGCCCGCTACCAATGACCCTGGACTGTCTTTGAAAAGACCCTACGGGATAGGAATAACGTGCAGCACAAGCCCACAAGCTTCAGCTTCCTCAGCGTGAAAAGGATTGGTGAGAAAGCACCCTAAGGTGCTCTACTGGCTCATGATGCCTCCCACTCTGATTGGATTTAAAGCAATAGATTTAGATTGCCAAAAATATGCCTGTCAGCACTTGTTTGACGCACGTTAAGTGACATACTCTACTGCACACCCttgaaaggaaaagacagttTGGTTTTGGGCTGTTATGCTCACAGCTTTAAACATGTACTACTAGAAGCTTTAAATCCTGCTGTACGGTTTGGACAATTACTAGTATTCAAATCCACTTTTATTTGACAAAGCAAAACCTGTtttagtttacagcattttcttCTCTGGCAGAACATTTAGCACTAGCCAAGAAAGGCAGGAAAGCCAGCTTTGTTTACTACTTTACTACTTGAAAAAACTTGGACCACAGTCAACACCTCTTAGCAATATTGTGTATGTGAGCTTTCACTTAAACAATTTGTAAACACCACAAAATAACACTTAATACAAAGACATGTAGCTGAATGCCATTTAGTAGAGAATTGGACTGCccaaagggaaaaaaactgtATCCACTAATCTGGCTACTGAAAAATTCGCTATGTAAAAAACAGACTGTATGAACACAAAATATAAACTAAAACTGAATGAATCAAACTGAACACTGCAATGAATAAAACCAAATATTACAGAACAAAGATTAGTATGATAGGAAATTTGGATATGGATAGGACAGGATATAAgaaataaaagcctgttttaATACTTGATTATTAAAACTGTACAAATCTATGCATTCCCTATTCAATACTGCAGCTCCCAAATccccaaaaagacaaaactctGATTCCAACCAACAgcggttttacaaagtgttcctgtgTCCATGTAATGATATTCTTTgttcaatcatgtgttcacaaagtggtgaacctacTACcacctgctaccaatgaacctgtttacctgtggaacgttccaaaaaggtgtttttggaacattccacatctttcccagtcttttgttgctcctgttccaacttgtttggaacatgttgctggcatcaaattacAAATAAGCCTGTCTTTACAAACATCAATAACTTGAACAGGTAAAACATTCCATACATAACCTTTATCCTTTTTTGGAACTGGGGTTGTAAGTCAAATAACATGACCAATGAATGGCTTGCAATTGTTTTAACGGACTTAATGCCATCAATGAGACAAATACTATCAAAAAGTAAGTAGTAGTTTTTGTAGAAGGTAGAGAGGTCTTGTCATGTCCAGTATTGCAGGTATTAACTGACTCACATTCTCAGGAGCTAATCCAGTGTCCAGAGCTCTGACATGACCCCCTACCATCCTGTTATTTATACTGCTAATCGGCTCAAGTCTAAAGGTATGAGTTGGGGGGATAAGATGTGGGGGAATTCATGACCAGTGGAGGGGACGCTGGTCAAGAAGTCACAGGATTACAGCATGATATCCTTCTCTGGTTAAGTGGGACCACTGAGGTGAAGAAGGGCTGCAGTATCAGGGTCTGGTGTCCACCATATGTATCTCATCTCTGAGTGGATGTTGGGGATAGAGTAGACAGACATTACTTTAATGTAATCTCTTTAGAGGCCCCCAGGAGTGCCTGGCAGCAAGCACAAACCCTTGTAAGAAGGCATGTCACGCTGTCATCTTTTTTTAGGCTTGGTCAGGATGAAGCCAAAAGGTATTTCCTGAAGCAGGCAGGGCATTGCCAGCTGAGGAGCAGGCTGCCATTCAGGAAGCCAAGCACTTTGACAACACGGAGAATACTGATGCAGGAGGATATAGTATGTCCAGTGGAAATATAATTAATGGAGATTCAGATGCAAAACttaagctaagttagctaaaACACATTCAGCCAGACGTGACCATCGAACATAAAAGTCAAGGTCAACTGCTTACATCATTACTTAACCGAGTTAGCTACAAACTAAGGATTTTCTCGTAATGACATGGCAAAAACATGGCGTACCCTGAGAAACAGCCACCTGTCGCAGTTACTTTCGCAAGTATCACAACTCAAATGTTAATCCAGAGAGGAATATGCCCATCAAGTTCGTTCAAGTTCGTCATCTTTTTGCTCCTACATACCACCGACAGTTTCCAGTGTTTCCATGTGTCACTCATGGTGATGTAACGTTATCAGAGATTTATGGAGTGGCACGTGGCGCAAGCTTACAACTCATAGACGCAACGTAGACGTATAGCTCGTGCCTCTGCTCTCTATACATTACACCACATTCACACGCGTACACCACGTGACTAACAGTGGCCACCATGTTTCCACGCTACTCACAGTCTAGTGAAGGTCACGTACGTATGTATACACACGTTGTACATGTATGTTTAAATTAACAGGGGCATTTCAATGAATGTAACTTCACAGAGACGAAACGTATCTCGTTAAGATGTATTCGTATTAATGGTTTGGCCCGAGTTACAATGGTCTAAATTATCGCAGTGTTTGTAGAGTGTGGAAAGAAGCCGGGAAACAGCGGATTAATGTTATAGATttggtctgtcagtctgctgctctgctcaacaCTGGCGGGGTACATACAAGGGTTTGTTTCATGTAATTATGAAATACAACAACCACGGCTCCCAGTTTACCCGTACCTCCACGAGGAGCAATATACAAATATCACACAATTTAAATACGAGAGACAAAAATTCACACAAACGACGTTCCAGCCCAAATGAAGCAAAAACGCCAAGCTGACCTTCATATCACATGGGCAGCCATCGCCATCCTCCAGTTTGGGGATGCGGCTATGAGACAGACTCACGAGGACACAGTGTACTAATCGGCACGCTCAGAGTACAGGCGACAGGTAGCAAAGAGAAAACGGCCCATTCAGGTACAGAGAGGGTGCAGATTCAGGGTTGGTCTTTTGGCTGGCTGATGACACTCACCATCCCGGGGCAGCCTGTAGGCTGCTCTCCGTGCCAAAGGCCCACACCTCTGCCAGGCCGCTCTGCAGGAAAACATAGCTGCTCTCCGAAGGCTGTGATGCcaatgctgcagcttcagcaaaTGCTGGATGAatggctgctctgctctgtgcacGCAAAcgcaggaggaggcggaggacaGACCTGCCCTCTGTTGCGCAATGAAGGTTGTGCAGCGTCGAATGTATGAAGGGTAGTTAATGCCACAGTTCCACAGGAAGATGGCAAGTATGAGGAGTCATTAGCACCCTGGGGGAGAAGGGGGTTGACTATATGACACAAAGGAG contains:
- the mgarpa gene encoding uncharacterized protein mgarpa isoform X4 → MFSCRAAWQRCGPLARRAAYRLPRDVVQRRPMSSVPGGSGDNILYALLCGGAFAGSLAYAFSTVSSDSARFNDRISEINARPKTEWVPKPWPPKSGDDEEV
- the mgarpa gene encoding uncharacterized protein mgarpa isoform X3; its protein translation is MFSCRAAWQRCGPLARRAAYRLPRDVVQRRPMSSVPGGSGDNILYALLCGGAFAGSLAYAFSTVSSDSARFNDRISEINARPKTEWVPKPWPPKSNVMVELRSSVAAWIFVLELESLDLNRKTKSLPPPFLLSCTAKKEKSPLLKPLDISVKDINSVFHSSFCCHLLLTVNV